The Geoalkalibacter sp. genome contains the following window.
CATGACGCAGTAGCCGCAGCCGATGCACCAGGAATTGTCCACCAGCACCACGCCGTCGTCGGTCTTGTAGGTGGCGCCCACCGGGCACACCTGGGTGCAGGGCGGGGTCAGGCAGTGGTTGCACAGCTTGGGCACGAAAAAGGCCTTGCCCACGTTGTCGGGATCAATCTCCTTGAAGCCCGCCGCCGCCTGATCGATGCGCGGGTCGGTGAAGCCGTGGAGGGCGCCCTTGGGGCTGTCGATGTAGCGCCGGTCGTCCTTGGTGAACACGTAGCGCTCGACCCAGGTGCGGGTGACGTTGGCTTCCAGGGGAATGTCGTTCTCGGTCTTGCAGGCCTTGACGCAGAAGCCGCAGCCCACGCACTTGTGGGTGTCCATGAGAAACGCCCAGTGGATGTCGGGATTGGCGGCGAGCACCTGTCTGGCGTCGATGAACTCCAGGGCCGAGAGGGGAACCGAGGCGCCGGCGATGATCAGGATGCTGTTCTTCAGAAAATCGCGCCTGTGCATTTACATGTCCTCCAGTCTCGGGTTGTGCGGGTTGTGGCATTCCACGCAGGACTGTCCCGGGTTGTGCTGCTCGGGATCGATGCCGGGAATGCGTTTGCGGTCGCTGGTGGGGTAGATGAGATTGGTGTGGCAGCGCAGGCAGACGTCGCGCCCGCGGTCGATCTGGAGTTTTTCCGGTGCCTCGGGGTGCTGGAGCGCCGGACCATGGCAGTTTTCGCAGGAGATGGTGCCGTGCATGTCCTCGGTGCGGATCGAGACGATGTCGCCGTGGCACTCCATGCAGAACTCTTGCAGATGATGCGCGCCGGTGTCGCGGTACTTGGGCTCCTTGGCTTTCCACTCCTCCTGATTGGAGAGGCGGTGGAAGCTGTACATGAAGCCGTAGGCGCCCGAGGCGAAATCCTTGGGGACGTAAAAGAACCGGAAGATCAGAATCCCCAGCACCAGCGCAATGACCACGAACAGTGGCCGCCAAACATGATTGTTCACGATATTGCCCCTTTTGCCCTGTGATGGTGTTGCTTGGAAGGTTGGAGCAAGGCGTTGCTGCAAGGCAACCCAGCTCGATATCGTCCGCGCGAAATCGGTCGAACGCGGAAAGTTCCCATAAGTATTGAGGTTATTTTTTTTCTGTCAAGGACGCGCGTTAAGGATCGCTGCGCGCGCTGGCCTCGGGGCCGTGCCCGGCGTCCTCCTCGGGATCGGCGGCTCTGGCTTGGACCAGGAACAGGTGATCGCCGATATGGGAGCCGCGCCCGTCCGCGGCGATGTGAAAATCGCCGTTGAGAATGGGAATGGCGATGCGCAGCAGCAGTGTGAAGATGAACAATCCCGCCGCCCAGATTCCCAGGCTGACCATGACTTCGATACCGGTGGGCTTATATTCGTAGATTTCATGGAGCACGTCGGGCACGAAGCCGGGAATCACCAGCCCCATGCCCTTTTCGATGTAGACGCCGATGAAGATCAGCACGCAGCCGACGACCAGCATGAAATGATTCTTGCGCACGCTGGGAGCGAGAAAAATGAAGAAGGCGGTGAGATTGAAGAGCATTGCCGTCCAGATCCAGGGCACCAGGGCGGTGTGGCCGTCGATGCCGAAGAACAGGTATTTCATCGGCACCAGGTGCGCGCTGGCGGTGTAGAACTCCTTGAAGACCTCGGCGCCGAGGAGGAACAGGTTGATGAACATGGCGTAGGCGATGAGCTCGGCGATTTTGTGGATGGCCGCGTCCTTGATCTGGAATTTGGTGTAGCGGCGCACCAGCAGAAACACCAGGATCATGAAGGCCGGCCCCGAGCAGAAGGCCGAGGCGAGAAAGCGCGGGGCGAGAATCGAGGCGTTCCAGAAGATGCGCGCCCCCATGCCGCTGTAGAGAAAGGCGGTGACGGTGTGAATGGAGATGGCCGCCGGGATGGAGAACAGTAGCAGCGGGGTAATGAAGGATTTCTTCGGCTCGCGCTTGTGATAGAGGCTGTAGAGCATGTAGCTCGCGATGACCAGGTTGAGGGTGAGATAGAGGTTGAGCACGAACACATCCCAGGCCAGCAGGCTCTGGGGAAAGTTGAGCAGCCCGATCACCGGGATCAGATGCCAGAAGCGATCCGGGCGGCCCAGATCGGCGGTGACGAAGAGCAGACACATGAGGATCGCGGAAACCGCCAGCAGCTCGCCGAGGATGGCGATTTCCTTGATGGGTTTCCAGTGGTAGACGTAGGCGGGAATGACGAGCAGCACCGCCGCGGCCGCCACGCCGACGAGGAAGGTGAAATTGGAGATATAGAAGCCCCAGGATACCTGGTCGCGCATGGCCGTGACGATCAGCCCGTTACGCATCTGATAGAGGTAGGCGAGAACCCCCATGCTGATCAGGGCGAGCAGGCTGAACACCCAGATGTAATACGCCTTGCTGCCCTTGCCGACCAGCACCAGGCTGCCCTTGGCGAAGGAAAACACATTTCTCATGACCCGTTCCCCCGGAGCTAAAAGAAGTAGAAGAATTTGGGCTGGGTGTTCAACTCTTCCTTCAGGATGTAGACCCTCTTGTTTTCAATGAGTTTGCGGATTTCGCTCTCGGGGTCGAGGAGGTTGCCGAACTTGCGCGCTCCCACCGGACAGGCCTCCAGGCAGGCCGGATAGCGACCGGGTTGCTGGCGGGTGCGCTGGATGCAGTAGGTGCACTTTTCCACGACGCCCACCGGGCGCGGCCGGTTGCCCAGGTAATGGGTCTGGGGATTGAGGGAGTCGTTGGGGATCCGCGGTTTGGCCCAGTTGAAATGCCGGGCGCCGTAGGGGCAGGCGGCCATGCAGTAGCGACAGCCGATGCACCAATTGTAATCGACGACGACGATGCCGTCCTTTTCCGTCCAGGTCGCCTGCACCGGGCAGACCTTGGTGCAGGGCGGCTTCTCGCATTGCTGGCACTGGATGGGCATATAAAAGTGGCCGGGCTCGGGCACCTGACTGGGATTGTAGTAATGCTCGGCGTAATGCAGGTCGGTGCCCTTTTCCTTTTTCAGGCGCACCACCCGGATCCAGTGGATCTGCGGGTCGCGCGACTGGTTGTTCTCCTCGACGCAGCCGTAGACGCAGCGCCGACAGCCGATGCAGCGCGACAGATCCAGCCCGTAGCCGTATTTCACCCCTTCGATGGGCGGGGTGACGCCGACCTTGACTTCCTGGGCGTATTCCTGGCTGTATTCGCGCTCCAGGCGGGCGAGAACCTTCTCCAGGTCGCTCCGGGTCATGCGCCGGAAATGCTTTTGGAAAAAGGCGTCCCACACCGAGGCCGCGGCATCGCGCGAGGGCAGCGCCAGCACCGCGGCGCCGGCCGCCAGGCTCTTGAGCGCCTTGCGCCGGGTCAGTTGAAAAACCTTTTTGTCGCGTTTTTTCCCATCATTCATGGGGCTGCCTCCCTGCGGCCTGGATGAACCGCTTAGAGCTTGATTTCCTCGGGCCGCAGGGGCGGCGGCAAGGGCGTCAGCGGCTTGAAGCGCGGATCGTGGGGATTGTGACAGTGGGCGCAGAGCAGATACTGCTTGTCCCCGTTCCAGTAGCCGGTGCGCTTGCCGTGCAGGCCCTGGCGCCAGTCGCGGTACTTGTCGCCATGGCACTGCCCGCACAGGCGATAGGACTCGTTAAAGCCGATGACTTCCCCGGACACCAGTCGCAGGGTGTCGCGATCCTCGGGGTTGTGGCAGTCCAGGCACCAGCGCTGTCCTTCGGCGTGATTCAAGACGATGTCGGTGTGTTCGTCGGTCAGTTGCCGCCGCGCGAGGTTGGGTGTCATCCCGGCATGACAGTCGGAGCAGGGGAAAATGCCCTCGGAAAAAGGCGGGGGAGGCACGGGAAAGGTTTCCCCCCGGGGCAGGTTCTTGACCTCGTAGGCCCGTAGCAACTCGGCGGCGGGCGTTTCAACGACCACCAGGGTGCCCGAGCGATCGAAATACTTTTCCTTGGCGGCCTGGGCGGCGGCTGCGCCGGTCAGGAGAACGGCCAGCAGAATCAGGGCGCCGGGGCGGATTACGCGCGACAGATTTGTCCAGGGGCTCATGTCGACCTTATCCTTATGTCCAGGTTGCGCCAGGCTGCCGCCTCGGCTTGAACCGGCGAGCACGGAAAGTGTAAAACAGTGTTTCGGATTATAGGGTTCGATTTTTTAATCTGTCAATAGCTTAACCCACCGCATTGCTTCAGATTGTTCCGCCAACGCGAAAAACCATCGAAAAAACGTTGCCGAAAAAGTATTTAGGCTTTATCCCGACTGTGCAAAACCTCAGGGTGTATTGACCATTCCCGCAGAAATCCATGCCCCCGATAGACGTCAGGATCCAGCAAGGCTACGCAAGAACTCAGGTTTTCTCGCCTTGTCCTAGCTGGCCCGACTTGTTCGTAGCGACTTCCATTTTCGTCGTCTATGAAAATAAATAAAAAAGTGTTATAAAGAAAAGCAGTACAAAAACGACTGGTTGAAAAATTAAAATAAAAAGACAAGCAATTTCGACAAACGACATTTGTCAAAAATGGGTCGCTTTGGCGCCTTGGGCTCAAGGGTGCCGAATCAGGGGTCGACCCGCGGACGAGGAGGAGATCGGGGATGAGGGAAAAGTTTGCGGAAGAGGGCGCCACCCTGGAAGAGCGGGTCGAGTTCCTGGCGGCGCAGGTGCGTCTGCTCAGCGCGCGGGTCGATGAGCTCAGTGGCGGTGCGCACCAAGCTCGGGACGAACGGCGCCGGGAACGGGTCGCGGCAAGTCAGGATGCACCGGCGACCGCGGAACACTCCGAGGTGTTTTTTTCCTGGGTCGGCCGCTCGGCGCTGCTGCAGCGGGTATCGGCGGTTTGTTTCCTGCTGGTGGTCGCGCTGGTGCTGCGCACCCTCACCGACAGCCAGCTGCTCGATACCCGGATCGGTTCGCTGCTTGGTTTGTTCTACGCCACCCTGCTCATGGGCGCGGGCGGCTATCTCTATTTCCGCGGCAAGCCCCTGGCGCCCGTGTTTTCCCTGTGCGGCGCCATTCTCATGTTTCTGATCGTCAGCGAGGCCTATACCCGCTTTACCGTCCTGCCCGTGGCCCTGGCCTACCTGCTGGTGATCGGCACCGGAGCGCTGATGGCGGGAATCAGCTATCTCGGCCGCTCGGCGCTGCCGATTCTGGTCGGCACCTTGGGGATGTGTGTCGCCGGCGTGGCCATCGATTACCCCAATCCCGCCTACCCCGCCCTGGTCGTACTGCTGTTCAGCGCCAACGCCCTGGGGTTTGTGGCTTCGCGCCTGCAGCGCTGCTCCTGGTTGCGCTGGACCCTGTTCCTGGTCACCGCCGTCCTGGTGCAGGTCTGGGGCTACAAGCTGGGGCTGACCCTTCAGGGCATCGCCCATCCGGCCGGGGATCTGGCGCGATTCTGGTATCTGCCGGTCGTGGCGGTGTTTTTCCTGGGTTATTTCGCGACGGCGATGTTCGGCTTGCTGCGGCCGGTGGGGGATCGGGTGACCCGATTTGATCAGGCTCTGCCCGCCGTTGCCGGAGCCTGGGCCTTTACCGCGGCGGCGCACGTGGTGGAACCTTGGTGGGGCACCCTGGCCGGCCTGGGCTCCCTCGGGCTGTTGGCCGCGGCCGCCTATCTGGGGCTGGCCCGGCGGTTTGGGGAGCGCGGCGGTCTGACCGCCGTCGGATCCCTGGGGCTTTTCCTGGGCGGCGCCCTCCTGTCCTGGCTTTCC
Protein-coding sequences here:
- the dsrP gene encoding sulfate reduction electron transfer complex DsrMKJOP subunit DsrP, with translation MRNVFSFAKGSLVLVGKGSKAYYIWVFSLLALISMGVLAYLYQMRNGLIVTAMRDQVSWGFYISNFTFLVGVAAAAVLLVIPAYVYHWKPIKEIAILGELLAVSAILMCLLFVTADLGRPDRFWHLIPVIGLLNFPQSLLAWDVFVLNLYLTLNLVIASYMLYSLYHKREPKKSFITPLLLFSIPAAISIHTVTAFLYSGMGARIFWNASILAPRFLASAFCSGPAFMILVFLLVRRYTKFQIKDAAIHKIAELIAYAMFINLFLLGAEVFKEFYTASAHLVPMKYLFFGIDGHTALVPWIWTAMLFNLTAFFIFLAPSVRKNHFMLVVGCVLIFIGVYIEKGMGLVIPGFVPDVLHEIYEYKPTGIEVMVSLGIWAAGLFIFTLLLRIAIPILNGDFHIAADGRGSHIGDHLFLVQARAADPEEDAGHGPEASARSDP
- a CDS encoding 4Fe-4S dicluster domain-containing protein, which encodes MNDGKKRDKKVFQLTRRKALKSLAAGAAVLALPSRDAAASVWDAFFQKHFRRMTRSDLEKVLARLEREYSQEYAQEVKVGVTPPIEGVKYGYGLDLSRCIGCRRCVYGCVEENNQSRDPQIHWIRVVRLKKEKGTDLHYAEHYYNPSQVPEPGHFYMPIQCQQCEKPPCTKVCPVQATWTEKDGIVVVDYNWCIGCRYCMAACPYGARHFNWAKPRIPNDSLNPQTHYLGNRPRPVGVVEKCTYCIQRTRQQPGRYPACLEACPVGARKFGNLLDPESEIRKLIENKRVYILKEELNTQPKFFYFF
- a CDS encoding 4Fe-4S dicluster domain-containing protein, with the translated sequence MHRRDFLKNSILIIAGASVPLSALEFIDARQVLAANPDIHWAFLMDTHKCVGCGFCVKACKTENDIPLEANVTRTWVERYVFTKDDRRYIDSPKGALHGFTDPRIDQAAAGFKEIDPDNVGKAFFVPKLCNHCLTPPCTQVCPVGATYKTDDGVVLVDNSWCIGCGYCVM
- a CDS encoding cytochrome c3 family protein yields the protein MSPWTNLSRVIRPGALILLAVLLTGAAAAQAAKEKYFDRSGTLVVVETPAAELLRAYEVKNLPRGETFPVPPPPFSEGIFPCSDCHAGMTPNLARRQLTDEHTDIVLNHAEGQRWCLDCHNPEDRDTLRLVSGEVIGFNESYRLCGQCHGDKYRDWRQGLHGKRTGYWNGDKQYLLCAHCHNPHDPRFKPLTPLPPPLRPEEIKL
- a CDS encoding cytochrome c3 family protein, producing MNNHVWRPLFVVIALVLGILIFRFFYVPKDFASGAYGFMYSFHRLSNQEEWKAKEPKYRDTGAHHLQEFCMECHGDIVSIRTEDMHGTISCENCHGPALQHPEAPEKLQIDRGRDVCLRCHTNLIYPTSDRKRIPGIDPEQHNPGQSCVECHNPHNPRLEDM